A region of Toxotes jaculatrix isolate fToxJac2 chromosome 23, fToxJac2.pri, whole genome shotgun sequence DNA encodes the following proteins:
- the men1 gene encoding menin: MTVDTMGLHSAQKKHFPLRGIDGVVQLFDAELRKSEPDLALLSLVLGFVEHFLAVNRVIPINVPGVRFEPLEPDCPNSCFPTVELGMISALYERFTAQIRGAVDLSQYRRTAAGSSRELVKKVSDVIWNSLSRSYFKDRAHIQSLFSLITGTKLDSSGVAFAVVAACQVLGLKDVHLALSEDHAWVIFGKNGEETAEVTWHGKGNEDRRGQTVTAGVNEKSWLYLKGSYMKCDRSMEVAFMVCAINPSLDLHTDSSELLQLQQKLLWLLYERGDLDRYPMAMGTLADLEDQDPIPGKESPLKIHLKAVTSAQKHYNNEHIYPYMYLAGFHYRHRDVREALKAWAEAAQVMQDYNYFREDEEIYKEFFDIANDVIPTLLKETATVDSPGEGGDGGEGADKEHPKQASAFSALQDPECFAHLLCFYDGICKWEEGSPTPVLHVGWATFLVQSLSRFDAQVRQKVSIITKEPESQDDDDQSSEDPREGRRRGPRRESKLEEQNSPPPAAPTSPPTQQAAASQPKKVGEGGGRRRSSQSLRGGDTEGKPKSPSPDSASSPLSQQQVSPSPAGPVVVFQSEKMKGMKELLCAAKVNSSAIKLQLTAQSQVQMKRQKSTPAGDYSMSFMKRQRKSL, from the exons ATGACCGTTGACACCATGGGTTTACACTCTGCCCAGAAGAAGCACTTCCCCCTGCGGGGGATCGACGGTGTGGTTCAGCTGTTCGATGCCGAGCTCCGCAAGTCTGAGCCAGACCTAGCCCTTCTTTCCCTGGTCCTGGGTTTTGTCGAGCACTTCCTGGCTGTGAACCGAGTCATCCCCATAAACGTTCCAGGGGTACGGTTTGAACCGCTGGAGCCAGACTGCCCCAACTCCTGCTTCCCCACGGTGGAGCTGGGTATGATCTCTGCACTGTATGAACGTTTCACGGCCCAGATCCGTGGCGCGGTGGATCTGTCCCAGTACCGGAGGACTGCTGCAGGGTCCAGCAGGGAGCTGGTGAAGAAGGTGTCAGATGTGATCTGGAACAGTCTCAGCCGCTCATACTTCAAAGACCGGGCACACATCCAGTCTCTCTTCAGTCTCATCACTG GTACCAAACTGGACAGCTCTGGGGTGGCGTTTGCGGTGGTGGCAGCCTGCCAGGTCCTAGGCCTGAAGGATGTCCACCTGGCACTGTCTGAGGACCACGCTTGGGTGATTTTCGGCAAGAATGGCGAAGAGACCGCTGAAGTCACCTGGCATGGAAAGGGCAATGAGGACCGACGAGGACAAACGGTCACAGCAGGAGTCAATGAGAAA AGCTGGCTGTATCTGAAGGGCTCCTACATGAAATGTGACAGAAGCATGGAGGTGGCCTTCATGGTTTGTGCTATCAATCCCTCACTGGACCTacacactgacagctctgaGCTCCTGCAGCTACAACAA AAGCTCCTGTGGTTGCTGTATGAACGAGGTGACCTGGACAG GTATCCCATGGCCATGGGCACTCTGGCAGACCTTGAGGACCAGGATCCTATCCCAGGCAAAGAGAGCCCCCTGAAAATCCACCTCAAG GCTGTGACTTCGGCTCAGAAGCACTACAACAACGAGCACATCTACCCCTACATGTACCTGGCTGGTTTCCACTACAGGCACAGGGACGTGCGGGAGGCGTTGAAGGCCTGGGCTGAGGCGGCTCAGGTCATGCAgga CTATAACTACTTCCGTGAGGATGAGGAGATCTACAAAGAGTTCTTCGACATCGCAAACGACGTGATCCCCACTCTACTGAAGGAGACGGCCACTGTCGACAGTCctggggagggaggagatggaggagaaggagctgaCAAG GAGCACCCCAAACAGGCCTCAGCGTTCTCTGCACTCCAGGACCCAGAGTGCTTTGCCCACCTGCTGTGCTTCTATGATGGCATCTGCAAATGGGAGGAGGGCAGTCCCACACCGGTCCTTCATGTGGGCTGGGCCACCTTCTTGGTCCAGTCTCTGAGCCGCTTTGATGCTCAG GTGCGCCAGAAGGTGTCGATCATCACCAAAGAGCCAGAGTCCCAGGATGACGATGACCAGTCCAGCGAAGACCCCCGGGAGGGCCGTCGACGAGGCCCCAGGAGGGAGTCCAAGCTGGAGGAGCAGAactcacctcctcctgctgctcccaCCTCCCCGCCCACCCAGCAGGCGGCAGCATCTCAGCCCAAGAAGGTAGGAGAGGGAGGGGGCCGCCGCCGTTCCTCACAGAGCCTACGGGGTGGTGACACTGAAGGAAAACCCAAATCCCCCAGCCCGGATTCTGCATCCTCGCCCTTGTCCCAGCAGCAGGTGTCCCCCTCCCCGGCCGGCCCCGTCGTGGTCTTTcagagtgagaagatgaagggAATGAAGGAACTGCTGTGCGCAGCCAAGGTGAACTCCAGCGCCATCAAACTGCAGCTCACCGCCCAGTCACAGGTCCAGATGAAGAGGCAGAAGAGCACACCAGCCGGGGATTACTCCATGTCCTTCATGAAGCGGCAGCGCAAATCGCTCTAG